A single window of Providencia alcalifaciens DNA harbors:
- the ybbA gene encoding putative ABC transporter ATP-binding protein YbbA encodes MSAQNILEVHHLIKRVGQGEHELTILQGVELIVESGQTIALIGESGSGKSTLLGIIAGLDDGTSGIVKLLDQDLTTMDEEARARLRAQSVGFVFQSFMLIPTLNALENVQLPSLLRGESEAKSHQQAVSLLTDLGLGNRLKHMPAQLSGGEQQRVALARAFNGQPQILFADEPTGNLDRHTGDKIADLLFAMNKEHGTTLILVTHDNELAARCQRRLRLVDGQLREES; translated from the coding sequence ATGTCGGCGCAAAATATTCTTGAAGTTCATCATCTCATTAAACGTGTTGGTCAAGGTGAACATGAACTGACTATATTGCAAGGAGTTGAGCTAATTGTCGAGTCTGGTCAGACAATCGCCTTAATTGGTGAATCGGGGTCGGGAAAATCCACCTTGTTAGGTATTATCGCTGGATTGGATGACGGCACTAGCGGAATCGTGAAATTGCTTGACCAAGACTTAACAACCATGGACGAAGAAGCGCGGGCGCGGCTACGGGCGCAAAGTGTCGGCTTTGTTTTCCAATCCTTTATGCTTATTCCAACCTTGAATGCGCTTGAAAACGTTCAATTACCTTCATTGCTACGCGGCGAATCCGAAGCCAAAAGTCATCAACAGGCGGTGAGTTTACTGACGGATTTAGGGTTAGGAAATCGCTTAAAGCATATGCCAGCTCAGCTTTCGGGCGGTGAACAGCAGCGTGTGGCATTGGCGCGGGCATTTAATGGCCAGCCTCAAATCTTATTTGCTGACGAACCGACAGGGAACCTAGATCGCCATACGGGAGATAAAATCGCCGATTTGTTATTTGCGATGAATAAAGAGCATGGCACTACGCTGATTTTGGTCACCCATGACAATGAGTTAGCTGCGCGTTGCCAACGTCGACTACGGTTGGTTGACGGGCAATTGAGGGAAGAGTCATGA